The Brevibacillus brevis genome contains a region encoding:
- a CDS encoding alpha/beta hydrolase, translated as MRIIEKNGYSPRNCVEWTLQSSQGRDYRIMIAIPEAEAPPEGYAVIYAVDGDAIFGTIAETVKVQTRKPKGFNPAIVVGIGYPSRLPFDMDRRCYDLTMPVEAATLPERPNGQPWPEHGGVDSFLDFLEQQLMPAISSEWQINPNKQAIFGHSLGGHFTLYTMFSRPKLFSHVVSGSPSVWWGNDEVLREQERFIAQWKGEHELKLLVIVGGDELTFMVEGAQRVVERMEPLATKGVQVSYIKFEDEGHVSVLPSAINRLVRFVLTD; from the coding sequence ATGAGAATTATCGAGAAAAACGGCTACTCCCCTCGTAATTGTGTAGAGTGGACACTGCAATCAAGCCAAGGTCGTGACTATCGGATTATGATTGCGATTCCGGAAGCTGAAGCTCCTCCTGAAGGGTATGCGGTTATTTATGCCGTGGATGGCGATGCGATATTCGGAACGATTGCCGAGACAGTGAAGGTACAAACTCGTAAGCCGAAGGGCTTCAACCCAGCCATTGTTGTAGGAATCGGCTATCCATCACGTCTGCCATTTGACATGGACCGCCGTTGTTACGATCTGACCATGCCTGTGGAGGCGGCTACACTTCCTGAACGACCAAATGGGCAGCCTTGGCCAGAGCATGGCGGAGTTGATTCGTTCCTCGATTTCCTTGAACAGCAGCTGATGCCAGCTATTTCTTCCGAATGGCAAATAAATCCGAACAAACAGGCCATTTTCGGCCACTCCTTAGGTGGGCATTTCACACTCTATACGATGTTCTCGCGTCCGAAGCTTTTCTCACACGTCGTATCAGGCAGCCCTTCCGTCTGGTGGGGCAACGACGAGGTATTGAGGGAGCAAGAGCGCTTTATCGCCCAATGGAAAGGGGAACACGAACTTAAACTTCTTGTCATTGTTGGCGGCGATGAGCTCACCTTCATGGTCGAGGGTGCACAACGGGTCGTCGAGCGCATGGAACCACTCGCTACCAAAGGTGTTCAAGTAAGCTACATCAAATTCGAAGATGAGGGCCACGTAAGCGTGCTGCCTTCCGCTATTAATAGACTGGTGCGGTTTGTGCTTACGGATTAG
- a CDS encoding ABC transporter substrate-binding protein, with protein sequence MAKKTSLALMLTTTMLVAGLAAGCGNNASNEALTQKVDSSATESAEGLAKSSSDQPAYPRVLKDEMGNEVTLPSSPAKIFAPNLEDTLVALGVAPVVQWSTGSRPKMYLQDKLKDVPSITFAGGLPPEPEAVMAHEPDLILLHNANHIESGVYDKYKMIAPTYVFKQANAELESSVRVVGDLLGKSAEAEQALQKYKEHVGSAKKVLAPHIQGKKAAIIRFNGRGMFFIKYDFFSGYVLTNELGFLPSQVVSGGGIHFSLESLPDLDADYIFLINDAGTGDAFEKELTESAVWKSMEAVKNGRTFKVEGDHWLSGGLIAHMKVIDDVKGLIAK encoded by the coding sequence ATGGCAAAGAAAACTAGCCTGGCGCTGATGCTGACCACGACGATGCTCGTTGCAGGACTTGCAGCAGGCTGCGGGAACAACGCAAGCAATGAGGCATTGACGCAGAAGGTCGATTCGTCCGCGACTGAGAGTGCCGAAGGATTGGCAAAGAGCTCTTCTGACCAGCCTGCCTACCCGCGGGTACTAAAAGATGAAATGGGTAACGAGGTGACTTTGCCTTCCTCACCTGCCAAAATATTCGCTCCCAATCTGGAAGATACATTGGTCGCACTAGGCGTTGCTCCGGTCGTGCAGTGGTCAACTGGCTCAAGACCAAAAATGTATTTGCAAGATAAGCTAAAGGATGTGCCGTCCATTACCTTCGCAGGTGGGTTGCCTCCAGAGCCGGAAGCGGTTATGGCCCATGAGCCAGATCTCATCCTCTTGCACAATGCCAACCATATCGAAAGCGGTGTGTACGATAAATATAAGATGATTGCTCCAACGTATGTGTTCAAGCAAGCAAATGCTGAACTTGAATCTTCCGTACGCGTGGTTGGCGACCTGCTGGGCAAGTCGGCGGAAGCTGAACAAGCTTTGCAGAAGTATAAGGAGCATGTCGGGTCAGCCAAAAAGGTGCTGGCCCCCCATATCCAGGGCAAAAAAGCAGCAATCATCCGCTTCAATGGCAGAGGGATGTTCTTCATCAAGTATGATTTCTTCAGTGGATATGTACTAACCAATGAGTTAGGCTTTTTGCCGAGCCAGGTTGTATCCGGCGGTGGCATTCATTTTTCACTAGAGAGCTTGCCTGATTTGGATGCGGACTATATTTTCCTCATTAATGACGCTGGTACGGGGGATGCATTCGAGAAAGAATTGACAGAAAGTGCTGTTTGGAAGAGCATGGAGGCTGTGAAGAACGGTCGTACGTTTAAAGTAGAGGGAGATCACTGGTTAAGTGGCGGTCTGATCGCACATATGAAAGTCATTGACGATGTGAAAGGATTGATTGCAAAATGA
- a CDS encoding MFS transporter, translating to MRALLLVVLFLVSFDMHAQTPLLAPYLNVLGVSAAMIGFVLGGYAISNLTGNLIAGPFLDRYPKKWFIAGGLILAGVMLIGQGIVQNTAGFFTFRLMLGFLMAFVSPACSALLGETGKTALEQSEIMGKKGLVLTSAGIVSPAVGSFLAVQFGYGQSFVILGYMMIIAGVFAWMMLPQRVEGSAPSTPRIKGGGKQSLTAILENRMLYPAFLGGFAIIYAQGTIIYEVPLLIQKQGMSPAVTGILFSLKGLGALAILCQFWLHRVPVETRTFAGLGVLSLLLYALAIGLAIPIHVMMFFFGACFGMLFPAFATILTVHSPRELYGSVFSIYSAVLSIGAVLSPVLAGLLGNWHHSYFIAFFVTAGVCLIGGLHRFLLSGVPR from the coding sequence TTGAGGGCTCTCCTGTTAGTGGTTTTGTTTCTTGTATCCTTTGACATGCACGCGCAGACGCCTCTTCTTGCGCCGTATTTAAACGTATTGGGTGTATCCGCTGCGATGATCGGCTTCGTGCTCGGCGGGTATGCGATCAGTAATTTGACAGGCAACCTGATCGCTGGCCCTTTTCTCGATCGCTATCCGAAAAAATGGTTTATTGCAGGTGGATTGATTTTGGCTGGCGTGATGCTGATTGGTCAAGGCATCGTGCAAAATACCGCGGGTTTCTTCACTTTTCGGCTGATGCTCGGGTTTTTGATGGCGTTTGTCTCTCCTGCTTGTTCTGCCTTGCTCGGAGAAACAGGAAAGACGGCACTTGAGCAGAGCGAGATCATGGGTAAAAAGGGATTGGTCCTTACCTCGGCAGGTATCGTATCCCCGGCAGTCGGTAGCTTTTTGGCGGTGCAGTTCGGCTATGGTCAATCATTCGTGATTCTCGGCTACATGATGATTATTGCTGGCGTTTTTGCTTGGATGATGTTGCCCCAGAGAGTAGAGGGAAGCGCGCCGTCTACGCCACGGATCAAAGGTGGAGGCAAGCAGAGCCTTACCGCCATCCTGGAAAATCGAATGCTGTACCCTGCGTTTCTTGGGGGATTTGCGATCATTTACGCCCAAGGAACGATCATCTATGAAGTGCCTTTGCTCATCCAAAAACAAGGGATGTCCCCGGCAGTTACCGGTATATTGTTCAGCTTGAAAGGGTTGGGGGCACTTGCGATTCTGTGCCAGTTTTGGCTGCATCGCGTCCCGGTCGAGACGAGAACGTTTGCTGGATTGGGTGTGCTCAGCCTTCTTCTGTACGCTCTCGCAATCGGGCTGGCGATTCCGATTCACGTCATGATGTTTTTCTTCGGTGCGTGCTTTGGGATGCTGTTCCCAGCTTTTGCGACCATTTTGACGGTACATTCACCCCGAGAGCTATACGGGAGCGTGTTTAGTATTTACTCAGCCGTATTGTCGATCGGAGCGGTATTGAGCCCAGTATTGGCAGGCTTGCTGGGGAATTGGCACCATTCCTACTTCATTGCATTTTTTGTAACAGCTGGCGTATGTCTGATCGGGGGACTGCATCGATTCTTGTTAAGCGGGGTTCCACGCTAA
- a CDS encoding TIR domain-containing protein, whose translation MFAGFQLESTENFDAYKSIGEGFYNQYKSNIEESLDKYINKDGSIDGSAMQSDWFPEFNANIFISHSHKDRDKALALAGWLYSNFELTVFIDSCVWGYSDRLLKIIDNEYCKNENGATYDYDKRNHSTSHVHMMLSTALTKMIDKTECVFFLNTPSSVSASDVVGGITKSPWIYHELAITELIRKKNIEQHRSKVILEQYALEKSEKALRINYHAPLEHLEPLSDVDLKAWVARHTTNKQKYGNDIFPLDSLYEMKILSSVN comes from the coding sequence ATGTTTGCAGGATTTCAACTTGAATCTACTGAAAATTTCGATGCTTATAAATCTATCGGAGAAGGCTTTTACAATCAATATAAAAGTAACATTGAGGAAAGTCTTGATAAATATATAAATAAAGATGGAAGCATTGACGGTTCAGCAATGCAAAGTGATTGGTTCCCAGAATTTAACGCCAACATTTTTATATCGCACTCACATAAAGATCGAGACAAAGCACTGGCATTAGCAGGCTGGTTATATAGTAATTTTGAATTGACTGTGTTCATTGATTCTTGTGTCTGGGGCTATTCAGATAGACTATTAAAAATTATAGATAATGAATATTGTAAAAATGAAAATGGAGCCACATATGACTACGATAAAAGGAATCATTCCACCAGTCATGTACATATGATGCTTTCAACTGCATTGACAAAAATGATTGATAAAACCGAATGTGTATTCTTTCTTAATACTCCAAGTAGCGTTTCTGCTTCTGATGTGGTAGGTGGAATAACAAAGTCACCTTGGATTTATCATGAGCTAGCGATAACGGAGTTGATCAGAAAAAAAAATATAGAGCAACATAGATCAAAAGTTATCCTGGAGCAATATGCTCTTGAAAAAAGTGAAAAAGCTTTGCGTATTAATTATCATGCTCCTCTTGAGCATCTAGAACCACTAAGTGATGTTGACCTTAAAGCGTGGGTTGCTCGCCATACTACCAATAAACAAAAATATGGTAATGATATTTTTCCTTTAGATAGCCTATACGAGATGAAAATTCTGTCTTCAGTAAATTAA
- a CDS encoding helix-turn-helix domain-containing protein: MKHNEEYEPRRQMSLSEVRAYMICNFDRPLNVTTLAAMANLSPSYFGDSFKKAYGQSVMDYVTSLRINHAKRLLRETDMKLRDIAKTIGYNDEFYFSRKFKKEVGVSPSAYERASERKVAVYSPSLLGHLVVLGIIPVAAPLDAKWTPYYYQQYQQQIAVHLKAVETPWNDDDQEIMLMAAKPDVVISHIELPETTRQRLYAHGIDLLTLQSTGWREQLREVASYTGKEAACDSWIAFYEAKAAAVRADLQSVLKQDKFAIIRLYRDGIHLYSNKGMKELLCDDLQLSLVEEETETCNRPITLEQLASLDPERILLFICLDESTRLSWLTLQHHSLWRGLLAVQHGYLYPLPSNPWYEYSPVAMNRMLDEMLLMVTGKSPNAIQGLVHGAPILGEL, encoded by the coding sequence ATGAAGCATAACGAAGAATACGAGCCTAGACGTCAAATGTCACTTAGCGAGGTTCGAGCCTATATGATCTGTAACTTCGATCGTCCGTTAAACGTAACTACGTTGGCAGCGATGGCGAACCTGAGTCCGAGCTATTTTGGGGATTCGTTCAAGAAGGCTTACGGACAAAGTGTCATGGACTATGTTACGAGTCTGCGAATAAATCACGCCAAGCGATTGCTACGCGAGACGGATATGAAGCTGCGGGATATTGCGAAAACAATCGGGTATAACGATGAGTTTTACTTTAGCCGGAAATTCAAGAAGGAAGTGGGTGTGTCCCCCTCCGCGTATGAAAGAGCTTCCGAGCGCAAAGTAGCCGTCTATTCCCCTTCCCTGCTGGGACATTTAGTGGTACTGGGGATTATACCAGTCGCTGCTCCTTTGGATGCGAAGTGGACCCCCTATTACTATCAGCAGTATCAGCAACAGATCGCGGTTCATCTCAAAGCGGTCGAAACACCGTGGAACGATGACGATCAGGAAATCATGCTTATGGCTGCCAAGCCGGATGTTGTCATTAGCCACATAGAGCTTCCCGAAACTACCAGGCAACGCTTGTACGCACACGGCATAGACCTCTTGACGCTCCAATCTACTGGCTGGAGAGAGCAATTACGTGAAGTTGCCAGTTATACGGGAAAAGAAGCAGCTTGTGACTCCTGGATCGCTTTTTATGAAGCGAAAGCTGCTGCCGTTCGCGCAGACTTGCAGTCCGTGCTCAAACAAGATAAATTTGCGATCATTCGACTTTATCGGGATGGCATCCATCTCTACAGCAACAAGGGGATGAAGGAGCTTCTGTGTGATGATTTGCAGCTTTCTCTTGTGGAAGAGGAAACGGAAACTTGCAATCGGCCAATCACGCTTGAGCAGCTTGCGAGCTTAGACCCGGAGCGAATCCTGTTGTTCATTTGTCTGGATGAGTCGACACGCCTAAGCTGGCTGACGCTGCAGCATCATTCGCTTTGGCGAGGACTTCTCGCTGTTCAACATGGATACCTCTATCCCTTGCCTTCCAATCCGTGGTACGAGTATTCACCGGTTGCCATGAACCGGATGCTGGATGAAATGCTGTTAATGGTAACGGGGAAAAGTCCAAATGCGATTCAAGGTCTTGTCCATGGAGCCCCTATCTTGGGTGAATTATAA
- a CDS encoding DUF817 domain-containing protein: MIRFMRLLLHFGYQEAMSCLFPVFIFASLALSKFVTIPGLPRYDLLLLLCLLFQIFMVKSGLESRDELKVITVFHVIGLCLEIFKVHMGSWSYPEDAYSKVFGVPLYSGFMYASVASYLCQAWRRLEVSLSGWPNQIIATTLGAMIYLNFFTHHYIWDLRWVLMAAIFIVFWKTRVYFSVANERFFMPIPLGYFLIGFFIWIAENIATFLGAWNYPNQRAGWELVHLSKISSWFLLVIVSFIIVAELKHVKARRSQSHDSKKYM; encoded by the coding sequence ATGATACGATTTATGCGTCTATTGCTTCATTTCGGCTATCAAGAAGCGATGTCTTGCTTGTTTCCGGTCTTTATATTTGCTTCGCTGGCCTTATCCAAGTTCGTCACCATTCCTGGTTTGCCGAGGTATGACCTCCTGCTTTTGCTCTGCCTGCTCTTCCAGATCTTCATGGTGAAAAGCGGCTTGGAGTCTCGGGACGAATTGAAGGTCATCACGGTCTTTCACGTGATCGGGCTGTGCTTGGAAATATTCAAGGTGCATATGGGATCTTGGAGCTATCCAGAGGATGCGTACAGCAAGGTGTTTGGCGTTCCTCTTTACAGCGGCTTCATGTACGCCAGTGTCGCGAGCTACTTGTGTCAAGCGTGGCGCCGACTAGAGGTCTCACTTTCCGGCTGGCCGAATCAGATTATCGCTACCACTTTGGGCGCAATGATCTATCTGAACTTTTTCACCCACCATTATATTTGGGATTTGCGTTGGGTGCTGATGGCAGCTATTTTCATTGTCTTCTGGAAAACACGTGTTTATTTTAGCGTCGCGAACGAGCGATTTTTCATGCCTATCCCTCTTGGTTACTTTTTGATCGGCTTTTTCATTTGGATTGCGGAAAATATAGCGACGTTCCTCGGCGCCTGGAATTATCCGAATCAAAGAGCAGGCTGGGAACTCGTGCATCTCAGTAAAATCAGCTCGTGGTTTTTACTTGTCATCGTGAGCTTTATTATCGTGGCGGAATTGAAGCATGTAAAAGCCAGAAGATCTCAATCCCACGATAGCAAGAAATACATGTAA
- a CDS encoding ABC transporter substrate-binding protein has protein sequence MKKTAKLSIASVVLASLVTIVSACSGQPNAANPETQTGNSQTATPAAESPRVLKDAMGNEVTVPAQPQRVIASYLEDHLVALGVKPVAQWSVGNSQVQGYLQKELAGIPAIPYDLPPEVVMSHSPDLIILDSATLIQGDKYSQYSKIAPTYTIGKEKNSDWRKELLTVGEVLNKGEEAKKVLADYETFAAESKQKLQQAIGEKSAAALWMTGKNVYVARQDLSSGDVLYKDLGFKVPAIVQEISKSGEANWNAISMEKLAELDAEYLFIVTNNPTTVEQLQKDPVWANIPAVKNGNAYSFAKDSSWLYTGVIANRQMIENVLSNVIK, from the coding sequence ATGAAAAAAACAGCCAAACTTTCGATAGCCAGCGTCGTATTGGCAAGCCTAGTTACAATCGTGAGTGCTTGCTCTGGCCAGCCGAACGCTGCGAATCCAGAGACACAGACGGGCAACAGCCAGACTGCGACACCAGCGGCTGAATCTCCACGGGTACTGAAGGATGCGATGGGAAATGAAGTAACAGTCCCAGCCCAACCGCAGCGCGTAATCGCTTCTTATCTGGAGGATCATTTAGTAGCGTTGGGTGTCAAGCCAGTTGCTCAATGGTCAGTAGGGAACAGCCAGGTACAAGGCTACCTGCAAAAAGAGCTGGCGGGTATTCCAGCGATTCCTTATGATTTGCCACCAGAGGTCGTGATGAGTCACAGCCCTGACCTGATTATTTTGGATAGCGCGACCCTGATCCAAGGGGACAAGTATAGCCAGTACTCCAAAATCGCACCTACTTATACCATTGGAAAAGAAAAGAACAGCGATTGGCGAAAAGAGCTCCTGACAGTAGGAGAAGTCCTCAACAAGGGGGAAGAAGCGAAGAAAGTGCTGGCGGATTATGAGACATTTGCAGCCGAGTCCAAACAAAAGCTGCAGCAAGCGATCGGGGAAAAATCAGCGGCAGCACTGTGGATGACGGGGAAAAATGTGTACGTAGCACGTCAGGACTTGTCTAGCGGGGATGTGCTCTACAAGGACCTCGGGTTTAAGGTTCCTGCCATCGTTCAGGAAATCTCCAAGTCAGGAGAAGCAAACTGGAACGCGATTTCCATGGAGAAATTGGCTGAACTCGATGCCGAGTACTTGTTTATCGTAACCAATAATCCAACTACTGTGGAACAGCTGCAAAAGGATCCAGTATGGGCGAATATCCCTGCTGTGAAGAATGGAAATGCCTATTCGTTTGCGAAAGATTCCAGCTGGCTTTACACAGGTGTCATTGCCAACCGCCAAATGATTGAGAATGTATTGAGCAACGTAATCAAATAA